A single genomic interval of Methylocystis sp. IM3 harbors:
- a CDS encoding MarR family winged helix-turn-helix transcriptional regulator gives MRGARPALGAEDDAEALDLVELFFFAYRDFVGDADRLLENYGFGRAHHRVLHFVSRRPGLTIASLLEILKITKQSLNRVLKQLLDAGFVEARAGAADRRQRLLYPTPRGGQLARELAALQSARFRRVLESLPGETRGAAAEFLFAMLDPEERERVRAHLGRLDIGRGVRS, from the coding sequence ATGCGCGGCGCCCGCCCGGCCTTGGGCGCCGAGGACGACGCGGAGGCGCTCGACCTCGTGGAGCTGTTTTTCTTCGCCTATCGGGACTTCGTCGGCGACGCCGACCGGCTGCTGGAGAATTACGGCTTCGGCCGCGCCCATCACCGCGTGCTGCATTTTGTCAGCCGACGGCCAGGACTGACCATCGCGTCGCTGCTCGAGATTCTCAAGATCACCAAGCAGAGCCTCAACCGTGTGCTCAAGCAACTCCTTGACGCGGGCTTCGTCGAGGCGCGCGCGGGGGCGGCCGACCGCCGCCAGCGCCTGCTCTATCCGACGCCGCGCGGGGGCCAGCTGGCGCGCGAGCTCGCGGCGCTGCAATCGGCGCGTTTCCGCCGGGTGCTGGAGTCGCTGCCCGGCGAGACGCGCGGCGCGGCGGCCGAATTCCTCTTCGCCATGCTGGACCCCGAGGAGCGCGAGCGCGTGCGCGCGCATCTCGGCCGGCTCGACATCGGCCGGGGCGTGCGATCATGA
- a CDS encoding branched-chain amino acid aminotransferase: MSVPPFDQRDGFIWYNGALVPWRDAKLHVLSHGLHYGSCVFEGERAYGGKIFKSREHSERFKRSAQILDFEIPYSLDELDAAKDATLKANNLVNSYVRPVAWRGSEMMAVAAQNSTINVAIAVWDWPSMFDIATKMKGIKLDIAEYRRPDPQTAPSMAKAAGLYMICTISKHRAERRGYADALMLDWQGRVAECTGANVFFVKDGALHTPIADCFLDGITRRTVIDLAKKRGIEVIERRIMPDELASFEECFICGTGAEVTPVAEIGPYHFVPGALSRALVEDYDKAVNA, encoded by the coding sequence ATGAGTGTCCCGCCCTTCGATCAGCGCGACGGATTCATTTGGTACAACGGCGCGCTCGTTCCATGGCGCGACGCAAAGCTGCATGTTCTCTCGCACGGCCTGCATTATGGCTCTTGCGTCTTCGAGGGCGAACGCGCCTATGGGGGCAAGATCTTCAAGTCGCGCGAGCATTCCGAGCGGTTCAAGCGTTCGGCTCAGATTCTCGACTTCGAGATTCCCTACTCGCTCGACGAGCTGGACGCCGCCAAGGACGCGACGCTCAAGGCCAATAATCTCGTCAATTCCTATGTTCGTCCAGTAGCCTGGCGCGGCAGCGAGATGATGGCGGTCGCGGCGCAGAATTCCACCATCAACGTCGCCATCGCGGTGTGGGACTGGCCGAGCATGTTCGACATCGCGACGAAGATGAAGGGCATCAAGCTCGACATCGCCGAATATCGCCGGCCCGACCCGCAGACCGCGCCGTCCATGGCCAAGGCGGCGGGTCTTTACATGATCTGTACCATCTCCAAGCACCGCGCCGAGCGCCGCGGCTATGCGGACGCGCTGATGCTGGACTGGCAGGGCAGGGTGGCCGAATGCACCGGCGCCAATGTCTTCTTCGTGAAGGACGGCGCGCTGCATACGCCGATCGCCGACTGCTTCCTCGACGGCATCACGCGCCGCACCGTGATCGATCTCGCCAAGAAGCGAGGCATCGAGGTGATCGAGCGGCGCATCATGCCCGACGAACTGGCGAGCTTCGAGGAATGCTTCATCTGCGGCACCGGGGCGGAAGTCACGCCGGTCGCCGAGATCGGGCCTTATCATTTCGTCCCCGGCGCCCTGTCGCGCGCCCTGGTCGAGGATTACGACAAGGCCGTCAACGCCTGA
- a CDS encoding aspartate aminotransferase family protein, with the protein MTDLSTAPSSASAVKSVAHADPYDLAALVAAREDERFALHSKYLNEMWVRVLKTIGYDVGFTRGLGPYLWDRKGDRYLDLLSGWGVFAVGRNHPAVREALVSVLDGEFANLVQLDVSTLAGILAEKLIARAPYLEKVFFANSGAESVEAAIKFARAATGRPGILHCAHSFHGLTYGSLSMNGDEIFKKGFGPLLPHTQEIPFDDLPALERALAGRDVAAFFVEPIQGKGVNIPADDYLAGAQALCRKYGTLFVADEIQTGLGRTGKFFAIDYCPGVEPDMIVVAKALSGGHVPVGAVLTRKWVFDKVFDRMDRAVVHGSTFSKNDLAMAAGVATLEVIENERVMENAAEKGARLLAAFQRMADGYELISDVRGRGLMIGVEFGPPKSLMLKATWNLLETASSGLFGQLICIPLFKDHKVLTQVAGHANPTIKLLPPLNISDSDCDWIESAFDAVIADAHKSSAVWSLGKTLAEHAIKARMSG; encoded by the coding sequence ATGACCGATCTGTCGACCGCGCCGTCGAGCGCTTCCGCCGTGAAAAGCGTCGCCCACGCCGATCCTTATGATCTTGCGGCGCTCGTCGCGGCTCGCGAGGACGAACGTTTCGCGCTGCACTCCAAATATCTCAACGAAATGTGGGTGCGGGTTCTCAAGACGATCGGCTACGACGTCGGTTTCACGCGCGGTCTCGGTCCCTATCTGTGGGATCGCAAGGGCGACCGCTACCTCGATCTGCTCAGCGGCTGGGGCGTCTTCGCGGTCGGGCGCAACCATCCTGCCGTCCGCGAGGCGCTCGTCAGCGTGCTCGACGGAGAATTCGCCAATCTGGTGCAGCTCGACGTCTCGACGCTCGCCGGCATCCTCGCCGAGAAGCTCATCGCGCGCGCCCCCTATCTCGAGAAGGTGTTTTTCGCCAATTCCGGCGCGGAGTCGGTAGAGGCCGCCATCAAATTCGCCCGCGCGGCGACGGGGCGTCCCGGCATTCTCCACTGCGCCCATTCCTTCCACGGCCTCACCTATGGCTCGCTGTCGATGAACGGCGACGAGATCTTCAAGAAGGGCTTCGGGCCGCTGCTGCCTCACACGCAGGAGATTCCCTTCGACGACCTTCCGGCCCTCGAACGGGCGCTCGCGGGGCGCGATGTCGCCGCCTTCTTCGTCGAACCCATTCAGGGCAAGGGCGTCAACATTCCCGCCGACGATTATCTCGCCGGCGCACAGGCGCTCTGCCGCAAATACGGGACGCTATTCGTCGCGGACGAAATCCAGACGGGCCTCGGCCGCACCGGCAAATTCTTCGCAATCGACTATTGCCCCGGCGTGGAGCCTGACATGATCGTGGTGGCCAAGGCGCTCTCGGGCGGCCATGTGCCGGTCGGCGCGGTTCTCACGCGCAAGTGGGTCTTCGACAAGGTCTTCGACCGCATGGACCGGGCCGTCGTGCACGGGTCGACCTTCAGCAAGAACGACCTCGCCATGGCGGCGGGCGTCGCCACTCTCGAGGTCATCGAGAACGAACGCGTCATGGAGAACGCCGCCGAGAAGGGCGCGCGCCTGCTCGCCGCTTTCCAGAGAATGGCGGATGGCTATGAGCTCATCTCCGACGTGCGCGGCCGCGGCCTGATGATCGGCGTCGAATTCGGCCCGCCGAAGTCTCTCATGCTGAAAGCGACCTGGAACCTGCTGGAGACGGCGAGCTCCGGCCTCTTCGGACAGCTCATCTGCATTCCGCTCTTCAAGGACCACAAGGTTCTCACCCAGGTCGCCGGCCACGCCAATCCGACGATCAAGCTGCTGCCGCCGCTCAACATCAGCGACTCGGATTGCGACTGGATCGAAAGCGCGTTCGACGCCGTCATCGCCGACGCGCACAAGTCCTCGGCGGTGTGGTCGCTCGGCAAGACGCTTGCGGAACATGCGATCAAGGCGCGCATGAGCGGCTGA